The DNA sequence GATATTTATGATCTTAAGAGAAATTCAggaaaaacataataaaacacatttCTCCACTTATTCAGCCAAAATACTAGATTTTTTTCGTATTAAACCTAATCGCGCTTAAAAAACTATGcgtttcatataatattattacaataaggtaaattaaatacaattaagtACAACTGTACcataaattcatttacataAAATCTGAGAAAAGAATACTTGCAAGTAGGATGGCTATTGCTACATTTTACGCATCTTTTTTGCGTATCTTTCGTATGATTTAAACGTACATTCCTtgtcaaatatttactttacataAATTGTGATATAACATGTATAAAAAGATATGATACTGTTTTGAAATGAAGGTTGTTTACTCATACAACCTTTAAATTTgctaaattatacaaattccAATGAAGTTTCCTCAAACTTaacattacattttacatatccCAATAAGTCCTATAATAAAAAGGAATGTAAAATACTTTACTGTACcgtaagttttatttaaactcgTACCAATTcacgacaaatatttatgtgtgTTCTTAATGTATACGTTACTCAatcacaatttcaatttttattatgaaataacaGTAACGAATCgcaatttttccttaatatCCTTTATGGCAAtagttgaaatgaaatattcaaaatgatttgaagtaattttatattgcaatataaaattacattttaatgattttaggTACTcttatgtatacaatttatatgagaatattttatgacaaaaggaaaaattttatttaatgtgtgATTCAGTAAACGTATATGcttgtaaaaaataagaattcagCCCTATAATGACATCATATATTCAGAATGCATTTGAAACTGTATAAACACCATCCACAACAGACGTAAATACAGGGTATAGCAAACGTACATGCTACATGTATATGCATTTATGTATTCCGCCCTTCTTgatcaaaacaattttttgtgaAACAAGCAGTTTTTCTACTAATTATTGACACGAACATTGTATCGTAAACAGATATAGTAAAGAACCCTATTTTACACTCTTCATATGAATTAAGTCACTTCAATGTCATTGcaattatttaagtatttacAAGGCAATCGCGTTCATTTATTACTTACAAATATAGGTAGAAAAGATCAATTATTACTGCAAGATTTAAGTGCTTGTCGTTGAATTGGGCAGCAACATTTTAGTGGCAAACGCCTTTCATCAACATATTCGAGCAATTTCATAAACtctgaatttaatattctctgtCCTGTATATCTTTTATATTCACTTTTTGAACTATCCTACACAAGAAATGGTACGCTAAATCAGGAGCTCGAAAGATTACAAATTCAACAGATCAAATAAGTGTtgcatataatattattgttctatgtttctatattcaattagagaaaatatttatatgtctCACATGCATGCAGCATAGTACAAGAGAAATTTTACATTCCTTTCTTTGCATTGAAATTTGTCAACTTCATTCTAGTAATAAATTCTACTAATTCTGAAAGACTTCAAAATGAATATCATACCATCTGCTCAACAAgcgttaatttaaattatttacgtacttatacaggatgtccacGCTAAAGTGTGACAGTCgcgatatttcaataactattgatgatataaaaaattgtttacatgtaaattgcaGGATAAAATGGGATCTCTATTGTGGcgcaaattaaaattattttatgttattaatttaaaagatatgatttattttttgttgggTCATGCGATAGTGCTTTCcaatacgaatttattaaactttaatgTATTCATCCAATTTTTAAGTTTACCTCATCCTCAAACGTAGACCGCGAtggacaatatttttcatgtttcttaCTCTTCAGACCTGCCGTTCCGGACGTAGACTCTTGCTATCGGTTTCAACAACCAGAGTCAAACACCGCAACAATAGGACCGCTTTTATAACTTACCACTCAAGCCAAGATGTCACCGCAGAAAATTAGTAAATTTCTAAGAGTcatatcttgaaaactaataaaaatcgggtgaACAcaataaagtttaataaattcgtattgGAAAGCACTAtcgcatatatatataataaaataaatcatatcttttaaattttttcgtatcattaatagttattgaaatatccCGACTGTTACACTTTagcgtagacaccctgtataatcaatgatacGATCAACCAATTCGccaacaatatttgtttaaaaatacaaaaaataagtatGTATTGCGCTGTTgtctaaaaattcaaaaaatatttcatcatcCTATTGTGtctagaaaaaatattaaaatactttccACACTGAAACATACTTACACAAATTGTACATATGAGAAATTGatatatgtttgtatgtttCACAAGTTTAAAATATGGCTCGTGAGCAGAAAAGTACCTttatgaatgtttaaaaaaacattaaaattcgttACGAACTTGTACCTTATCAAATTCGTGCTATGTATGAAGAAATATCGGTTTAATCAATCAGAAAGATTTATCTTAAATGTGTTTCTACcaatatgtttctttttacccGATGAAAACATGAGATTGGGTTTCAGTCTATTTCAGACTCAATTACTTATTTAGACAGGCATATGTACAATTGTCTTCCATAATATATGTTGTCACTGCGATAAGggaggaaaattatttacttcagCTTGTTCCAAGATTGGTCCTGCTGGTCCAGTATATGAGATACGTAATCTCATTCTTAGAGGTAcctatattataaaaaattaagtgaCGAATGCCAAAATAGCAccagtattaaattattcaatacacAATTTCATAGAAACTTACTTTGTTcatatttgcaattttcagTGTTTGTGTAACTTGTCCGGAAGGAGGAATGACTGTGCTCGACGGAGACAACATTTGTAGTTGGAATGTCtgcaaattagaaaattaaatctgtCGCTATTTGTGATTTATgcgaatgtaaatattaagaGGTTCTACCTTAGGAACTGCCGcttgaaacagaaaatcagTTAATATAACACTCCCAGAATTCTGAGCTgacatatgtataattaatagatCAGTAATATCTGGTGCTCTTTCTAATTTGAAGGTTATTTTAAGTCCTGCTTTGTCTAATACAACCATGGTAGGTGTgtctaaaattacaaaataaaatatcatgcATACTCCATCACCCAAAGTGAAAGgtgaatatatatttcgttAGGTCATACAGACCATTTTGAATTGATGATGAATTAAGTAAACTGTCCACTAAAAAGTTGGTTGTGTTAGTAGGACTGAATACTTGTGTTGGCGTTTGTGTCTGTGGCAGTGGAGATGTAGACGTAGGTGCACTTAAATCCAAACTACCAAGTAAATCCAAGAGGTCATTATTGTTTACTACAGCCGTCGAATTAGTGGGTGGGTTTTTATTTGGTACTGTAGAAGTCATTCCTAAGTCTGTAGTTCCAAGCAAATCTAGAAGTGCACTCTAGAAAAGGCaaaaaagattatattttcacacttcaaattaaaattatatatatatacattttatgttaCTGCAAGCTTACTGAATCAGATGGCGGTGTACTCGCTTCCAGAATTgttgatttttcttcttctggtTCTGGTTCACCATTTACCAAACCAATAATGCCATTAGCCTGTGGTCTCGCTGTTTCCATAGGAGGCATTCTTTCGAGCAATGCGGGTCGTAAGTGATCATATTTTCTGAACAACTGTGAAAACTCAATACCTCGTTGCTGCAATTCAATATGTAAATTGCTCCCAAACGTATCAATTATTTGACGAATTTTTCTATAACGTAAAGACATTATTTACACCAATAAAAGaagcaataaaaaaagataataatcaAACTATTGGGCAATACTTACTCGTTTCCTTTTTGGAATCTTGTACTAAGTTTTGTGAGAGACAACAAGGTATACTGTTTTGTAACAACTGTATTCTGTGGACTCCATAATAACCTCTGATAGACATCGATAACTTCATCTTCTGTCAGCTAATAACGAAAAGAGAAAAGTTATATAAAGCATCTCACTCGAAACAGATCACCTAGTCATCTTCATTAGTGTGgcataaatacatgtatatgtgtatatatgtgtatacacATGTGTgtactatatactatatactaatatatatacatatgtaaataacATACATTGACTGGAGCATCTATATCTTCTGATGGTGGTGCATACAATAACAAGTCTCCATATTCGCCAATACACCATGTTGCTACTTGGGCCAAAGGTTGTTTATCAAATGTATCTTTTTCTAGTGCTTTCCACAGCGCAGTAACAGCATAACCTTGCTGTGACTGTGTTTCCGAAATTAACTGGATAGTACATGCTACTACATCATCTCGGACATAATTACCAGcctgaaaaacaaacaaatatttatgaacagtattacgaatgaaaatacaaagGAAGGAATGATATggagaagtaaaataaattacatacagCAACAAGaactttaaataatgtttcgaGATGCCAACGTTTGTTTGGCGCGAATCTCTCTGCAGACATTACTATATTGCTGCTGCATTGAGCTTTAAATTCTGGATCAGCGCGTTCcaagaaaagtaataattccttcatcatgtttctaatattattagaatttactAGTGCAAAACTGAGTTCCATTGCTCGTCTTCTAATCGACACATCTGGATCTTTCAGACATTcctaaaaaaaacaaagatattaaatttaggaCAGTTGAACCTctataatttaagaaataaatagtaGTTAACTCGAAGTTCTAAACAAGCAACTTTAATCATCAGTTACGCTAATACTAATAATCACCTTTCTGAAACTGGAACGATTTTAAACTTAAcaacagttaaaaaaaaaatattcaacttaaaatattaataaagctATAGTTGTAATTTGAAGCATTTATCATTTTCCTTCAGCTTCAACTTATCAAGGTCTGACTGCATAGcgtatgtttaaatattaaagaatacatAGACAATATCGAGACATTACCAGGATCGTTGAACGATGTCTTTGTACTGCACTTGTGTCTACATAAACTGTCTTCAGTAATGTGTTCAAAGCAACATATCggatatttttatcattgtttaataaaaatcggcCTAGTATGTTTACCGCCAGCACTCTAAGTCCACTTTCCGACTTTATGTCCATAATAGATAATACAGTTTCGTATAATATTGTGTTGCCGACATTTTTGCTAGTTTCAGTATTAGTAGCAACCTGTGCAAGTATATCATTCATTGCTTCGGACGCATCGATATCGTTACGTCCCAAAATTCGCAAAAGACGTAATATCTTCACTTGAAGGAAAGGATCAGACACTCCAGACACATCGTGTTCTGGGGAATACCCAGCCAGTATCAAATTCTTGAGAATCCTCACGAGATTTGGCACAATCTGGAAAAATGAGTTTGTTATTATTgagtaaattattaatcttaatttacacaaaaagagttaaacgaagaaatctgaaaagataataataaaaaagtttaacATAGTGTCTTTGCATATTCGTCATATTGGTAAAAATCTTGTTTAGTTTACGAACAAGTAATACCTAATACTAAATACAAAgacagaaagaaatat is a window from the Hylaeus volcanicus isolate JK05 chromosome 7, UHH_iyHylVolc1.0_haploid, whole genome shotgun sequence genome containing:
- the LOC128879790 gene encoding AP-1 complex subunit gamma-1 isoform X2, with the translated sequence MNASEHGFNPAFNMASIKQAFNEAVERVRMPAPTRLRDLIRQIRAARTAAEERTVVNKECAYIRSTFREEDSVWRCRNIAKLLYIHMLGYPAHFGQLECLKLIASPRFTDKRIGYLGAMLLLDERQDVHLLITNCLKNDLNSSTQFVIGLALCTLGAIASPEMARDLASEVERLMKSPNAYIRKKAALCAFRIIRRVPELMEMFLPATRSLITEKNHGVLITGVTLITEMCENSVDTLNHFKKECGHREIVPNLVRILKNLILAGYSPEHDVSGVSDPFLQVKILRLLRILGRNDIDASEAMNDILAQVATNTETSKNVGNTILYETVLSIMDIKSESGLRVLAVNILGRFLLNNDKNIRYVALNTLLKTVYVDTSAVQRHRSTILECLKDPDVSIRRRAMELSFALVNSNNIRNMMKELLLFLERADPEFKAQCSSNIVMSAERFAPNKRWHLETLFKVLVAAGNYVRDDVVACTIQLISETQSQQGYAVTALWKALEKDTFDKQPLAQVATWCIGEYGDLLLYAPPSEDIDAPVNLTEDEVIDVYQRLLWSPQNTVVTKQYTLLSLTKLSTRFQKGNEKIRQIIDTFGSNLHIELQQRGIEFSQLFRKYDHLRPALLERMPPMETARPQANGIIGLVNGEPEPEEEKSTILEASTPPSDSSALLDLLGTTDLGMTSTVPNKNPPTNSTAVVNNNDLLDLLGSLDLSAPTSTSPLPQTQTPTQVFSPTNTTNFLVDSLLNSSSIQNDTPTMVVLDKAGLKITFKLERAPDITDLLIIHMSAQNSGSVILTDFLFQAAVPKTFQLQMLSPSSTVIPPSGQVTQTLKIANMNKVPLRMRLRISYTGPAGPILEQAEVNNFPPLSQ
- the LOC128879790 gene encoding AP-1 complex subunit gamma-1 isoform X1, whose translation is MNASEHGFNPAFNMASIKQAFNEAVERVSTVRMPAPTRLRDLIRQIRAARTAAEERTVVNKECAYIRSTFREEDSVWRCRNIAKLLYIHMLGYPAHFGQLECLKLIASPRFTDKRIGYLGAMLLLDERQDVHLLITNCLKNDLNSSTQFVIGLALCTLGAIASPEMARDLASEVERLMKSPNAYIRKKAALCAFRIIRRVPELMEMFLPATRSLITEKNHGVLITGVTLITEMCENSVDTLNHFKKECGHREIVPNLVRILKNLILAGYSPEHDVSGVSDPFLQVKILRLLRILGRNDIDASEAMNDILAQVATNTETSKNVGNTILYETVLSIMDIKSESGLRVLAVNILGRFLLNNDKNIRYVALNTLLKTVYVDTSAVQRHRSTILECLKDPDVSIRRRAMELSFALVNSNNIRNMMKELLLFLERADPEFKAQCSSNIVMSAERFAPNKRWHLETLFKVLVAAGNYVRDDVVACTIQLISETQSQQGYAVTALWKALEKDTFDKQPLAQVATWCIGEYGDLLLYAPPSEDIDAPVNLTEDEVIDVYQRLLWSPQNTVVTKQYTLLSLTKLSTRFQKGNEKIRQIIDTFGSNLHIELQQRGIEFSQLFRKYDHLRPALLERMPPMETARPQANGIIGLVNGEPEPEEEKSTILEASTPPSDSSALLDLLGTTDLGMTSTVPNKNPPTNSTAVVNNNDLLDLLGSLDLSAPTSTSPLPQTQTPTQVFSPTNTTNFLVDSLLNSSSIQNDTPTMVVLDKAGLKITFKLERAPDITDLLIIHMSAQNSGSVILTDFLFQAAVPKTFQLQMLSPSSTVIPPSGQVTQTLKIANMNKVPLRMRLRISYTGPAGPILEQAEVNNFPPLSQ
- the LOC128879790 gene encoding AP-1 complex subunit gamma-1 isoform X3, with amino-acid sequence MNASEHGFNPAFNMASIKQAFNEAVERVSTVRMPAPTRLRDLIRQIRAARTAAEERTVVNKECAYIRSTFREEDSVWRCRNIAKLLYIHMLGYPAHFGQLECLKLIASPRFTDKRIGYLGAMLLLDERQDVHLLITNCLKNDLNSSTQFVIGLALCTLGAIASPEMARDLASEVERLMKSPNAYIRKKAALCAFRIIRRVPELMEMFLPATRSLITEKNHGVLITGVTLITEMCENSVDTLNHFKKIVPNLVRILKNLILAGYSPEHDVSGVSDPFLQVKILRLLRILGRNDIDASEAMNDILAQVATNTETSKNVGNTILYETVLSIMDIKSESGLRVLAVNILGRFLLNNDKNIRYVALNTLLKTVYVDTSAVQRHRSTILECLKDPDVSIRRRAMELSFALVNSNNIRNMMKELLLFLERADPEFKAQCSSNIVMSAERFAPNKRWHLETLFKVLVAAGNYVRDDVVACTIQLISETQSQQGYAVTALWKALEKDTFDKQPLAQVATWCIGEYGDLLLYAPPSEDIDAPVNLTEDEVIDVYQRLLWSPQNTVVTKQYTLLSLTKLSTRFQKGNEKIRQIIDTFGSNLHIELQQRGIEFSQLFRKYDHLRPALLERMPPMETARPQANGIIGLVNGEPEPEEEKSTILEASTPPSDSSALLDLLGTTDLGMTSTVPNKNPPTNSTAVVNNNDLLDLLGSLDLSAPTSTSPLPQTQTPTQVFSPTNTTNFLVDSLLNSSSIQNDTPTMVVLDKAGLKITFKLERAPDITDLLIIHMSAQNSGSVILTDFLFQAAVPKTFQLQMLSPSSTVIPPSGQVTQTLKIANMNKVPLRMRLRISYTGPAGPILEQAEVNNFPPLSQ
- the LOC128879790 gene encoding AP-1 complex subunit gamma-1 isoform X4; its protein translation is MNASEHGFNPAFNMASIKQAFNEAVERVRMPAPTRLRDLIRQIRAARTAAEERTVVNKECAYIRSTFREEDSVWRCRNIAKLLYIHMLGYPAHFGQLECLKLIASPRFTDKRIGYLGAMLLLDERQDVHLLITNCLKNDLNSSTQFVIGLALCTLGAIASPEMARDLASEVERLMKSPNAYIRKKAALCAFRIIRRVPELMEMFLPATRSLITEKNHGVLITGVTLITEMCENSVDTLNHFKKIVPNLVRILKNLILAGYSPEHDVSGVSDPFLQVKILRLLRILGRNDIDASEAMNDILAQVATNTETSKNVGNTILYETVLSIMDIKSESGLRVLAVNILGRFLLNNDKNIRYVALNTLLKTVYVDTSAVQRHRSTILECLKDPDVSIRRRAMELSFALVNSNNIRNMMKELLLFLERADPEFKAQCSSNIVMSAERFAPNKRWHLETLFKVLVAAGNYVRDDVVACTIQLISETQSQQGYAVTALWKALEKDTFDKQPLAQVATWCIGEYGDLLLYAPPSEDIDAPVNLTEDEVIDVYQRLLWSPQNTVVTKQYTLLSLTKLSTRFQKGNEKIRQIIDTFGSNLHIELQQRGIEFSQLFRKYDHLRPALLERMPPMETARPQANGIIGLVNGEPEPEEEKSTILEASTPPSDSSALLDLLGTTDLGMTSTVPNKNPPTNSTAVVNNNDLLDLLGSLDLSAPTSTSPLPQTQTPTQVFSPTNTTNFLVDSLLNSSSIQNDTPTMVVLDKAGLKITFKLERAPDITDLLIIHMSAQNSGSVILTDFLFQAAVPKTFQLQMLSPSSTVIPPSGQVTQTLKIANMNKVPLRMRLRISYTGPAGPILEQAEVNNFPPLSQ
- the LOC128879790 gene encoding AP-1 complex subunit gamma-1 isoform X5, with the translated sequence MPAPTRLRDLIRQIRAARTAAEERTVVNKECAYIRSTFREEDSVWRCRNIAKLLYIHMLGYPAHFGQLECLKLIASPRFTDKRIGYLGAMLLLDERQDVHLLITNCLKNDLNSSTQFVIGLALCTLGAIASPEMARDLASEVERLMKSPNAYIRKKAALCAFRIIRRVPELMEMFLPATRSLITEKNHGVLITGVTLITEMCENSVDTLNHFKKECGHREIVPNLVRILKNLILAGYSPEHDVSGVSDPFLQVKILRLLRILGRNDIDASEAMNDILAQVATNTETSKNVGNTILYETVLSIMDIKSESGLRVLAVNILGRFLLNNDKNIRYVALNTLLKTVYVDTSAVQRHRSTILECLKDPDVSIRRRAMELSFALVNSNNIRNMMKELLLFLERADPEFKAQCSSNIVMSAERFAPNKRWHLETLFKVLVAAGNYVRDDVVACTIQLISETQSQQGYAVTALWKALEKDTFDKQPLAQVATWCIGEYGDLLLYAPPSEDIDAPVNLTEDEVIDVYQRLLWSPQNTVVTKQYTLLSLTKLSTRFQKGNEKIRQIIDTFGSNLHIELQQRGIEFSQLFRKYDHLRPALLERMPPMETARPQANGIIGLVNGEPEPEEEKSTILEASTPPSDSSALLDLLGTTDLGMTSTVPNKNPPTNSTAVVNNNDLLDLLGSLDLSAPTSTSPLPQTQTPTQVFSPTNTTNFLVDSLLNSSSIQNDTPTMVVLDKAGLKITFKLERAPDITDLLIIHMSAQNSGSVILTDFLFQAAVPKTFQLQMLSPSSTVIPPSGQVTQTLKIANMNKVPLRMRLRISYTGPAGPILEQAEVNNFPPLSQ